A single window of Archangium gephyra DNA harbors:
- a CDS encoding protein kinase gives MSALTAGDLLGREWRIVRPAFGDEPGSEYRVEPVEGGTARRLTLWRTLRPPTAAELRRFEELMRSGERTHHPAFQPVEAVGYDGAREALWMVRPWWNGESLPSMLGGLHPVGLDLPYLYALAEQLAQALTAAQAAGVSHGRLRPTRLLVAPGGKGVRLCLLDLGLEIFRRTHAASWLRPPQVGAAYVAPELGETGPVPTSADVFSFGLIVRDMLATRRDGAWRGRWEHWVERATATEAGRRFGSLTEALKALVPVLRALPDDPPPPPPNYEPGDPTVH, from the coding sequence ATGAGCGCGCTGACCGCAGGTGACCTTCTCGGAAGAGAGTGGCGCATCGTCCGTCCGGCCTTCGGAGACGAGCCTGGCTCGGAGTACCGGGTGGAGCCCGTCGAGGGAGGGACTGCCCGGCGGCTCACGCTGTGGCGCACCCTGCGCCCCCCCACCGCCGCCGAGCTGAGGCGCTTCGAGGAGCTCATGCGCTCGGGTGAGAGGACGCACCACCCGGCCTTCCAGCCGGTGGAGGCCGTGGGGTACGACGGGGCCCGCGAGGCGCTGTGGATGGTGCGCCCCTGGTGGAATGGCGAGTCGCTGCCCTCGATGCTGGGGGGGCTCCACCCGGTAGGGCTGGATCTGCCCTACCTGTATGCGCTCGCGGAGCAGCTGGCGCAGGCGCTCACCGCCGCCCAGGCCGCGGGTGTCTCCCACGGCCGGCTGCGGCCCACGCGGTTGCTCGTCGCGCCTGGGGGCAAGGGAGTGCGGCTGTGCCTGCTGGACCTGGGGCTGGAGATCTTCCGGCGCACCCACGCCGCCAGCTGGCTCAGGCCCCCCCAGGTGGGTGCGGCCTACGTGGCGCCCGAGCTGGGGGAGACGGGTCCCGTGCCCACCTCCGCGGATGTCTTCTCCTTCGGGCTCATCGTGCGGGACATGCTGGCCACACGGCGGGATGGGGCGTGGCGGGGACGCTGGGAGCACTGGGTGGAGCGGGCCACGGCCACGGAGGCGGGCAGGCGCTTCGGCAGCCTCACCGAGGCGTTGAAGGCACTGGTGCCGGTACTGAGGGCCCTGCCGGATGATCCACCGCCCCCGCCGCCGAACTACGAGCCCGGCGACCCCACGGTCCACTAG
- a CDS encoding TIGR02265 family protein has translation MEKGSQQELEQRLALCRPEDTLRGFFFTGALDVVRGLNDEGALRRCIDAAGGSRFMAFFSYPVGALNRLLYAAAWSLSERHGGFEGAMWRLGHQVAPEYLESGAGRVLLMLAGGEPRRMLNGFPSAWRTSVRHGECSVQWTGPGSGVVSIRGSTLPCDYLVGAVRGLFEAAKVAEVSATGRQVSLSETEVEVSW, from the coding sequence ATGGAGAAGGGCTCTCAGCAGGAGTTGGAGCAACGGCTGGCGCTGTGCAGGCCGGAGGACACCCTGCGCGGTTTCTTCTTCACGGGCGCGCTGGACGTGGTGCGCGGCCTGAACGACGAGGGGGCCCTGCGCCGCTGCATCGACGCGGCCGGAGGCAGCCGGTTCATGGCCTTCTTCAGCTATCCCGTGGGCGCGCTGAACCGGTTGCTCTACGCCGCGGCATGGAGCCTGAGTGAGCGCCACGGGGGCTTCGAGGGCGCCATGTGGCGCCTGGGGCACCAGGTGGCGCCGGAGTACCTGGAGTCCGGGGCGGGGCGGGTGCTGCTGATGCTGGCCGGAGGGGAGCCAAGGCGGATGCTCAACGGCTTTCCCTCGGCGTGGCGGACGTCCGTCCGTCATGGCGAGTGCTCGGTGCAATGGACCGGGCCGGGCAGCGGGGTCGTCTCCATCAGGGGCAGCACGCTGCCGTGTGACTACCTGGTGGGCGCGGTGCGGGGCCTCTTCGAGGCGGCGAAGGTGGCGGAGGTGAGCGCCACCGGACGGCAGGTGAGCCTGAGCGAGACGGAGGTCGAGGTCTCCTGGTAG
- a CDS encoding alpha/beta fold hydrolase yields the protein MRRFVELTEMGRGTGPRVLLLPGLGARGAGFRALAERLSFVARPVLVEYPEGSSAACGAGELARQVLTAAGRMDAVVASSYGGMVAGHLAAAGAVRGVAFMGSFTRPEHLGLRGHLIPLMGPIAVLGRPGPLTACVASWKRVPAEQVADVVPTTTLERMTTLRRAFASRGEPPPPELRPLPVSCLCIQGDRDVLVPASTLARLAASLPAGTPRILLRGAGHVPYFTHPEECARLLTPWLHALAPAPGVETAA from the coding sequence ATGCGCCGGTTCGTTGAGCTGACGGAGATGGGTCGAGGCACGGGTCCCCGGGTGTTGTTGCTCCCCGGGTTGGGCGCACGGGGCGCGGGCTTCCGGGCCCTGGCCGAGCGGCTCTCCTTCGTGGCGCGTCCCGTCCTCGTCGAGTACCCGGAAGGCAGCTCGGCCGCCTGTGGGGCAGGGGAGCTGGCGCGTCAGGTGCTGACGGCGGCGGGGCGGATGGACGCGGTGGTGGCCAGCTCCTACGGGGGCATGGTGGCCGGGCACCTGGCCGCGGCGGGGGCCGTGCGCGGGGTGGCCTTCATGGGCTCCTTCACCCGGCCCGAGCACCTGGGCTTGCGCGGCCACCTCATCCCCCTGATGGGGCCCATCGCCGTCCTGGGCCGCCCGGGTCCGCTCACGGCCTGTGTGGCCTCGTGGAAGCGCGTCCCGGCCGAGCAGGTGGCCGACGTGGTGCCCACCACGACGCTGGAGCGGATGACCACGCTCCGCCGCGCCTTCGCCAGCCGCGGCGAGCCTCCTCCGCCCGAGCTGCGCCCGCTGCCCGTCTCGTGTCTGTGCATCCAGGGGGACCGGGACGTGCTGGTGCCCGCCTCCACCCTGGCTCGGCTCGCGGCCTCGCTGCCCGCGGGCACACCTCGAATCCTCCTGCGCGGCGCGGGCCACGTGCCCTACTTCACCCACCCCGAGGAGTGCGCGCGCCTGCTGACGCCCTGGCTGCACGCGCTGGCGCCCGCTCCGGGGGTCGAGACCGCCGCCTGA
- a CDS encoding LysR family transcriptional regulator, whose amino-acid sequence MQLESLKMFCDVVETGSFSRAAQLNHVTQSAVSQQIRALENRYEQKLLSRSARQVTPTPAGERLFRGCKEILARFAEVENEIREQSTEVQGTTTVSTIYSVGLHELRNVQKQLLKTHPKVNMRLNYRRNDQVYDDVILGAAEIGIVAYPQPRAGVDIHPFRDDKLAVVCAPNHSFASKAKVSLTALSGVPFIAFDREAPTRKALDRLFREKNLDLNPVMEIDNVETIKRAVEMGIGVAILPMATVSAEVAQGSVVSKPFAEGPVSRPIGLLIRKGKYLDRASAAVLEAFKLAEATNDEH is encoded by the coding sequence ATGCAGCTTGAATCCCTGAAGATGTTTTGCGACGTGGTGGAGACGGGCTCCTTCTCGCGGGCCGCGCAGCTCAACCATGTGACGCAGTCCGCGGTGAGCCAGCAGATCCGCGCCCTGGAGAATCGCTACGAGCAGAAGCTCCTGTCGCGCAGCGCGCGCCAGGTGACGCCGACGCCCGCGGGCGAGCGCCTGTTCCGTGGGTGCAAGGAGATCCTCGCCCGCTTCGCCGAGGTGGAGAACGAGATCCGCGAGCAGTCCACGGAGGTGCAGGGCACCACGACGGTGTCCACCATCTACTCGGTGGGCCTGCACGAGCTGCGCAACGTGCAGAAGCAGCTCCTGAAGACGCACCCCAAGGTGAACATGCGCCTGAACTACCGGCGCAATGATCAGGTCTACGACGATGTGATCCTCGGGGCGGCGGAGATTGGAATCGTGGCGTACCCGCAGCCGCGCGCGGGCGTGGACATCCACCCGTTCCGCGACGACAAGCTGGCGGTGGTGTGCGCGCCCAACCACTCGTTCGCCTCCAAGGCGAAGGTGAGCCTCACGGCGCTCTCGGGCGTGCCCTTCATCGCCTTCGATCGCGAGGCGCCCACGCGCAAGGCGCTGGACCGGCTCTTCCGCGAGAAGAACCTGGACCTCAACCCGGTGATGGAGATCGACAACGTCGAGACCATCAAGCGCGCGGTGGAGATGGGCATCGGCGTGGCCATCCTCCCCATGGCCACGGTGTCGGCCGAGGTGGCGCAGGGCTCGGTCGTCTCCAAGCCCTTCGCCGAGGGCCCGGTGTCGCGGCCCATCGGTCTGCTCATCCGCAAGGGCAAGTACCTGGACCGCGCGTCGGCCGCGGTGCTCGAGGCCTTCAAGCTGGCCGAGGCCACGAACGACGAGCACTGA